Genomic window (Phragmites australis chromosome 5, lpPhrAust1.1, whole genome shotgun sequence):
CATGGAACTTCCGGGTTACACCTGGAACCTTCGGGTTGTTGCAGAGAGTTCCTCATAGGGAAACTTTAGCCGATTTGAATTGTGCCAGGATCTAAGGAGTGAAGGGTTTGCACTAGCACATGGGTTCTAGACTTCATCCACCAACAAAAAGCAACACGATTTTCTAGCTCAAACTCATCCAAACTCCTCTAATTAGCttcaaacatcaagaacaccaaacgagatcaagaacggctcgaatccttcatgCTTGTGAACAAGAAATGGATGGATGAGAAGCTAATGAGCTAGTGAACGCAAGGGTACCACACACGTACCTCGATTTTGCTTCTTGAAGGAGAAATCCgagggagaatgagagagagcttgagggagaGGGGGAGCAACTCTTGCTTGCTtgggtgggagagggagagaacgAGTGAGtgggggctgctgctgctgataaggagagggagtggttggccacccatgtgggccccattCTCTAGAGAAACAAGTCCGTTTCAACTGCAAAAATATTTccttctctcccgaatttctttctcccATTTTATTACCCAAACCGATGTGCTCTAGtgctcaaaaaataaaattactcaaaattaaatatGACACTAaggatgcatgattatgcttaaataCATGATTACGGGTTTGGGATGTGACACTAATTGTTGACAATTATGAATATTGTTGCTTATTACTTGTTTGATAAATTATGACATGTTGCATCGACGTAATCAACGAAAAAGATAAGGTAAGGTCGTGCTAATCATCCATGGCGAACTAAGATCATGGACGCTACCATACGGTGGAGTGTATAGGTGTCGAGTCATCCATATCGCAATGAGAGCATGGACGTCTCCATACGACGAAGTATATTGGTGTTATCCATGCAACATTGAAGCACTGGTGGCTATATGCTCTTGTCGTATAGCCGACGGCCATGACTCTCATCGCATGGTGGACGTTCATACATCCTTTCGAAGAGAGCTTGTGGCCATTTTTGCCCATGTAGCATGGACATGGGTTGTCCCATACGAAAATAGTACatgaagtgaatatgttagtaacaacatacGAAACATCGCTTGTGCGGTGAGTTGCATGAATATCGTTCATGCGgatgtttttattttctctcgCATGAAGGGTGATGTGTGGCATTTATTTTCATGCTCACTATTATTATATGATGCCTATGATGTATGTGGATGCTTGATctagacttgtaatataatttaaacttGCACTCTATCCATGTCTTGTGATGAAATTTATGTTGTTAACGATATGCATGTTGATTTTGGGCATGTCTTGAAACGCATATCGAGGATACCGGAATTGTGTTGGTTTTAATTGATCCAATACCTCCTTGAGCTTTCATTTAAATGTGGGTTAACATGGTACGTCAAAAGGAAAGCGTGTGCTAGCTCTCAATTCCGTGGACAGCCGGCGGGACAATTAAACAGAGAACAAAAATGACAATTACAATGTGACTGTGTCTAGATCTAGTCCTAAGGATTTCGACGATTTCTCTCGTGTTCTAAATCCAGAAGCTATTGTCAGATTAATCTAATGGTGACTCAAAACTGTTGTGTATCTCAATTGGTTGTTTTTGCTTATATTCAACTATGTTTGTTTCGTATTGCTTGTCCGGCTTATGACTTCCAACCTCACTTGGCTCAATCCCCCTCTCTAGATGTATTCTCTTCCCTTCTTAGATAGTCGGGTTGGAAAGACGTAATGTACTCGGAGTCTTTGAGTATGATCTTTCTGGATTATGTTACTTTCGAATATACGAAGAACTCTTTTCTAGTCCAAAGATTATTTCTGTGTAGAGCACGATGAACCTCCTGAAATATCAGTATGCCTTGTTTACCTCACGATTGTTATAAAACCTACCGTATCAGAATAAGAATACATGTATGATACATATCAGTCTTTAGGATATATCGTATTTCTACTTAATCCTTTAATTATTAAATCCTGGTACATGTCAGTATCAACTATCCATGAATACATGCACCTTAACAGCTGTAGTTGGTAGAGTTAGGAGGATGATTAGGGCCGGCTAACTCAAGGCGCGGATGCATGACGAATGCTGACGGATGGGGGCTAGGCCCTCTCTCGCATTCGAGTTGAACTCAGTCCCATTTATTTGGAACGTAGTAGGAAATTGTATCTATCGACTCCTGCAGAATTTGAATTGTTTCCTTCAAAATTGCAGGATTTCACTTCCAAACCCTGCCGGGCCTCTAGCTGCAAGATGCATTGCACTGCTCCTGCGCGCTTTACAGGACAGCGTGAGCAATGCAATGGATCAGAAAAGGCACCAGAAGCCAACACATGCAGTTACTGATGCCTGCCTGGCTGTTCCTGTTCCTGTGCCTGTGCCTGTGCTACTGAGTCCAGTATGCAACGCAACTCGATCGAtgccatcttcttcatcttccttcttCGTTGAACTGATTGATACCAGCTCGCTGAAGATCAATCGGTAATcccaatatatataattcaacggagtataattaattaaactatCTGTTCCTGTTAATCCGATTCATTCAAGATGGAATCAAGTGCTACTACATTACAGCCAGGGAAACTAGTGGAAGGCTCCAGAACTTGAGGTCTCCGCAGGGCAGGTCATCCTGCAGATTTGCAGGAGTATACAGTGAAACTGCAGAGCGCACGCAAGTACTGAAACATTGATTTGCACGCATCGACGCACCTAATAAAAGCAAGGTAGGTAGCTAGTGTAGCACTATGCAACAGACCGCGAGAATTAATCATCGATACGCGGTAATTAAGTAGATGCATGGTGCTCTTCATCCTCCTAGCGTGTTCTCATCTTGATCCATCTGTCTTTGATAGGACTCATATAGGAGTGAGATAGGAGCAAGAGTAGCGGATCCAACCAATCTATCGCAGTGTCAAAAGGCAGAAGCTAGCTAGAGCTGCGTGGATGAGGAGGTTCTTCGGATGTGGGAgctcttgctgctgctgcttgacTGGACCAGTGCAGACATCTCCACTTTCAGCTGCATCCACATCAtccatatatataaatataaatatatgcatCTCCAATTTCATCTCCAGTTTAAGGgagtatatatattatatgatTGAGCTAGCTTAATATTATTAGCTATATGTAGAGAGAAGAGAACGAGAAAGAGAGACAGAGTACTAGCGTACTTGTTTGCACTGCCTCTTGAGCTTGAGGTTCTCATTCACCAGGCGACGAACCTCCTTCTCCAGCTCCTGCACATACGCCTGTATCGAAATTCAGGCATGAACTCAACCCAAGTTATCGAATCCAATGGATCAGTAATATATGGATAGACCTACCCTCTTCCTTGCCCTGGAGCGGAGCGCAGACTCCCTGTTCTTCATCATCCGGATGGTCTtgcgctcgtcgtcgccgtcgcagCTGCTGCCGCTGCCCATCAGCTGCAGATCCAGGCCGCCCAGCAAgtactcttcctcctcctcctcctcgccgcagccgccgccgacgcTGAGCGACAGAAGAGGGCCGGGAGGACGGCGTGGGGGCAGCGGATGAAGTGACGGTGGCACGGGCACGGGCTCGGCGGTAGCGCTGTCATTGTCGCGGCCGGTGTTGGTg
Coding sequences:
- the LOC133920186 gene encoding bZIP transcription factor 27-like isoform X1 is translated as MSSSPQLSLSGCSSLFSLSSTNTGRDNDSATAEPVPVPPSLHPLPPRRPPGPLLSLSVGGGCGEEEEEEEYLLGGLDLQLMGSGSSCDGDDERKTIRMMKNRESALRSRARKRAYVQELEKEVRRLVNENLKLKRQCKQLKVEMSALVQSSSSSKSSHIRRTSSSTQL
- the LOC133920186 gene encoding bZIP transcription factor 27-like isoform X2; the encoded protein is MSSSPQLSLSGCSSLFSLSSTNTGRDNDSATAEPVPVPPSLHPLPPRRPPGPLLSLSVGGGCGEEEEEEEYLLGGLDLQLMGSGSSCDGDDERKTIRMMKNRESALRSRARKRAYVQELEKEVRRLVNENLKLKRQCKQVLEARRS